In Microbacterium profundi, the DNA window TCGGGCAGCGCGCCTCCCGTCGCTTCGACGCCGCCCTCGGGCATCAGATATGCGACAGGATCAGCGCCGAGTCTGGCACCCACCAGCGGACGCAGCGAGCCGTACGCCGCTGCGTCTCCGACGAGGATGCCGCCGAGCAGAGTCTGCGCATCGTCCGAGAGCACGAGCTTCTTGTAGACGCCGGCCACGGGGTCGGCATACACGACATCGAGCGCGTTCGGCGTCTGCGCGAACGCATCCCCGAAGCTCGCGACGTCGACGCCGGACAGTTTGAGCTTGGCCGACTCGTCGTAGCCGGGGAACGTCGCGTCGCCGCCGAGCAGCCGCGTCGCGGCGACCTCTGCCATCGCGTACCCCGGGGCGACCAGACCGACACTGCGGCCGTCGAAGTTCGCCACCTCGCCGATCGCGAGGATGGCAGGATCACTCGTGCGACAGCGATCATCGATCAGCACGCCCCCGCGGGGGTGCACGTCGATCTGCGCGTTGCGGGCGAGTTCGTCGCGTGGGCGCACCCCGACGGTGAAGATCACGACGTCCGCGCGCTGGAAGCTGCCGTCCTGGAACTCCAGTGCGGTGACGGCGCCCGATTCATCCGGATCGAGTCTCGTCGTCCGCGACTCGGTGCGCACCGAGATGCTGCGCGCCTCGATCAGGCGGCGCAGCATCCCGCCTCCCGCGAGGTCGAGCTGGGCGGACATCAGCCGATCGGAGGACTGCACGACCGTGCAGTCGACCTCGAGCCCCTGCAAGGCGCCTGCGGCCTCGAGCCCGAGAAGCCCGCCGCCGATGACGGCGCCACGCAGTGGCCTTCCGAGTTCGGCGCTGCGGTGCTGCACGAACCGCCGCAGTTCCTGCACATCGTCGAGCGTGCGGTAGACGAAGCATCCGGGCAGGTCGGCACCGTCGACCGCCACACGCGCGGCATACGATCCGGTCGCGAGTACGAGCGTGTCGTAGGCGATCGCCTGCCGTGCGCGCGTCACCACCGTCTGCGTCCGCCGATCGATGCGGACCACGCGGTCGTCGGCGATCAAGGCGACGCGCTCGTCGTCGAAGACCGCACGATCGAGGGTCAGCTCCGTCGGCGTCGCACCGGAGAAGTACCCGGTGAGTCCGACGCGGTCGTACGGATGCCGTCCTTCGTCGCCGATCACGGTGATGTGCACTGCGCCCTCGGGGTTGCTCAACACGCTCTCGACGAACCGGTGCGCCACCATTCCGGCGCCCACGACGACGACCCGTGTCGCCGCTTCGGTGTTCTCGTTCACTGCGCCTCCAGCACGTCGGGGATGACCAGACACTATGAGCGCGGTGTTTCGCGGACCCGGCGGCTCCCGTTACGCGCGTCGAACGTTCTCCTCACAAAACGGTAACGAGACTGTGAGGTCCGGCCCCCTCGAGCACTGCCCCGCTCGTACTAGGCTGAACAACGTCCCTTCCCTCTCCCGCGGGCTGACCGCGCTAGGAGCACATCGTGTCTGCCACCGAGCCTTCGAAGCCGACTCCCCCTGTCCCCTCACCTCCTGTTCCCGGGCCCCCGCGCATCCCGATGCCGCCGCGCACTGCCGCACCGGCTCAGGCCGCTGCACCCGTGTCGCCGGTGTCACCGGTCGCGGCCGCCGACTCCGCCGACTGGGGTCGCGTGAGCGAAGACGGAACCGTCGAGGTGCGCGAGGGCGAGGAGTGGCGGGTCGTCGGTCAGTATCCGGATGGCACCTCGGATGAGGCTCTCGCCTACTTCGTGCGCAAGTTCGACGATCTCGCGTTCAAGGTGCACACGCTCGAGCAGCGTCATCAGGCCGGGGGTGCGTCCGCCAGTGACCTGACGACGCAGGCCAAGCGCCTCGTCGACGAGGTGACGGGTGCTGCGGCCGTGGGCGATCTCGCATCGCTGCACGCCAGGCTCGAGACGCTCAGCACCGCCCTGTCGGAGGCCAGCGCCGCTGAGGCCGAGCAGGCCAAGGAACTCGTGGACGCTGCCATCGCCGAACGGACCGTCCTCGTCGAGAGCATCGAGCAGATCGCCGCGCGCGACCTCGCGAAGGTGCAGTGGAAGCAGGTCACCGAAGAGGTCACCGCGCTCTTCGACGCGTGGCAGGCACAGCAGCAGAGCGGTCCCCGCCTGCCCAAGGGCATCTCGCAGCAGCTCTGGAAGCGGTTCCGCGACGCCCGTTCCGTCGTCGACAAGAGCCGCCGTGCGTTCTACTCCGACCTCGACGAGACGCACAAGGCCGCGCGCGACCGCAAGGCGCAGTTGATCGAGCGAGCCGAAGCGCTGGCACCCAAGGGCGTCGACGGCATCCCGGCATATCGCACGCTGCTCGACGACTGGAAGGCATCCGGTCGCGCAGGGCGCAAGGCCGACGACGCACTGTGGGCACGGTTCAAGGCCGCCGGCGACGCGCTGTACGCGGCACGCGCAGAGCAGTCCGCCGCGGAAGAGGCGGAGTCGGCTCCGAAGATCGAGGCCCGCGAGACGCTGCTCGAAGACGCCAAAGCCGTCGCCGATGAGCCTGACATCAAGCAGGCACGCGCCCTTCTCACCCGCATCCAGCGCCAGTGGGATGACGTGGGACGCATCTTCCCGCGCGACCGCGAGCGTGCACTGGACGACAAGCTGCGCACGATCGAGCAGGCGCTCAAGTCGCGCGAAGAGGTCGACTGGAAGCGCAACAACCCCGAGACCAAGGCGCGTGCGAACGACATGAGCCAGCAGCTCCTCGACGCGATCGAGAAGCTCGAGGGCGAGAAGGCCGCGGCCGAGAAGGCCGGCGACAAGAAGGCAGCCAAGGAGGCGGCGGACGCTCTCGAAGCGCGCCGTGCCTGGCTGAACGCGCTCGACGGCTGACCTTATCCACAGCCCACCCCGGCGAGGAGAGCAGGGAGCCACACTGAATGTGTGGATCCGTCACTGTTCTACCGACCCGGGGCGCTGCTGTCTCAGCAGGAGCTGAGCGCTGCGCGCCTTGATGGACTGCTCGTCGAGGTCGGTGAGGGGTACATGCCTGTCGATCTGCCGGAGGATGCCGGGGCCAGGGCCGCGGCGCTCGCACCGATCCTCTCCCCCGGCTACGCCATGAGCGGGCCCACCGCGGCGTGGGTGCACGGGATCGGCGACGGGCCACCACTGCGCCATCACATCCAGCGCGCCGTCGATCGCCGACCTCGAGTCCAGCCACGGCACAACGTGATCGTCCACGAAGGACAGGTGCCGGCGGACGATCTGATGCTGGTCGCCATCATGCCGGTGACGACGCCGCTGCGCACGTTGACCGATCTCGTCCTGACCTCGAGCCGGTACGGCGAGTGCGCGACATGGATGCGCACCATGGCGGCAGCGTGTCCGTCACTCGTGCCGCTGGTGCAGACCCTCCTCGCCGCACGGTCACGGATGCCGGGTAAGCGGGCTGCACTGGCCGTCGTCGCCGAGCTCCTGGACCAGCGCGCGCCGGGTGCTCGTGTCGAAGAGTTCGCTCAGGAAGAGGTGACCCGGTACACGTCGTAGACCGCGTCGATGCGGCGAACCGCGTTGAGCACGCGATCCAGGTGCACTGAGTCGCCCATCTCGAACACGAATCGGCTGATCGCCAGTCGCTCGTCGTTGGTGTTCACGGTCGCCGAGAGGATGTTCAAGTGGTGCTCGCTGAGCACGCGCGTGACATCGGAGAGCAGACCTGCACGGTCGAGCGCTTCGACCTGGATATGCACCCGAAACACGCTCTTGGTCGTCGGTGCCCATTCGACCTCTACGAAACGCTGCTCTTCGGCGCTGAGAGCCTTGACGTTGACGCAGTCCGTGCGGTGCACGGACACGCCGCTGCCGCGGGTGACGAAGCCGACGATCGGGTCACCCGGCACAGGAGTGCAGCACTTGGCGAGCTTG includes these proteins:
- a CDS encoding DUF349 domain-containing protein; the encoded protein is MSATEPSKPTPPVPSPPVPGPPRIPMPPRTAAPAQAAAPVSPVSPVAAADSADWGRVSEDGTVEVREGEEWRVVGQYPDGTSDEALAYFVRKFDDLAFKVHTLEQRHQAGGASASDLTTQAKRLVDEVTGAAAVGDLASLHARLETLSTALSEASAAEAEQAKELVDAAIAERTVLVESIEQIAARDLAKVQWKQVTEEVTALFDAWQAQQQSGPRLPKGISQQLWKRFRDARSVVDKSRRAFYSDLDETHKAARDRKAQLIERAEALAPKGVDGIPAYRTLLDDWKASGRAGRKADDALWARFKAAGDALYAARAEQSAAEEAESAPKIEARETLLEDAKAVADEPDIKQARALLTRIQRQWDDVGRIFPRDRERALDDKLRTIEQALKSREEVDWKRNNPETKARANDMSQQLLDAIEKLEGEKAAAEKAGDKKAAKEAADALEARRAWLNALDG